ACATAGATGTTACAGACTTGCCCGAGCCGGATTCGCCGACCAAAGCCAATGTTTCGCCCTCTGCCACTTTAAAGCTGACATTACGCACAGCATGAACGGTTTTCTCATGCAGCTCAAAATCGATATCCAGATTTTCTACAACCAGTAACTGTTTTGTCATTTTGATTATCCTTTTGGTTGCGGTTTAGCGGTCTTTCGGGTCAAGCGCATCGCGCAGGCCGTCACCGATAAAGTTGAAACAGAACAAAGTGGTTACCAAGAAGAAACTCGGCACGAGCAGCTGCCATGGTGCGGCTTCCATCGAAATCGCACCTTCTTGCAGCATCGAACCCCAACTGGTCATCGGCTCTTGCACACCCAAGCCCAAGAAGCTCAAGAAGGATTCAAACATAATCATGCCCGGTACCAGCAAAGAGGCATACACCATCACCACGCCCAAAACATTCGGAATAATGTGGCGCGTCACGATTTTACGTTTCGCCACGCCGCTCACACGCGCCGCTTCGACAAACTCTTTATGCTTCAAGCTCAAGGTTTGACCGCGCACGATACGCGCCACGTCCAGCCAAGACACCAAACCCACGGCGGCAAAAATCAAAAGCAGGTTGCGGCCGAAGAACGTAGTCAGCAGAATCACAAAAAACATAAACGGAAACGCGTTCAAAATTTCCAAAAAGCGCATCATCAACGAATCGAGCTTACCGCCGATAAAGCCGGCAATCGCGCCATAAAGCGTACCGATGACAACCGCCACTAATGCGCCGGCCACACCGACCAGCAAGGAAATACGTCCGCCGGTTGCCGCACGCGACAGCAAATCGCGGCCGAGCAAATCCGTACCCAGATAGTGATGGGTAGAAAAGGAAGGCGGAATCTGCATATTGTCCCAGTCGGTAAAGTCGTAGGTGTAGCGGACAATCCATGGCGCCACAATCACAAAAATACTGATCAGCAACAGGATGATAATGCTGTACACCGCCGCTTTATTCTGTTTAAAACGCCGCCATGCGTCACTCCACAGGCTTTTGCCGTGTACTTGGGCGTATTCTGCTGCCTCTGCGAGGGCCTGAGTCTGCTTCTTTTTGAATAACATAATGTTCTCTCTCGCTTTTTATTCTTTCTTCAGGCCGTCTGAACGTTTCAGACGGCCTTTGCGCAAATGGGATTAATAACGGATTTTCGGGTCAATAATGGCATACAGAATATCGAGGATGGCATTGAACAAAATGGTCATAATGCCGACCAGAATCGTCAAACCCAAAATCATGCCATAGTCGCGGTTGAGCGCGCCGTTGACAAACAATTGTCCGACACCGGGAATACCGAACACGTTTTCAATCACAATGGAGCCGGTGATGATGCCGACGAATGCCGGGCCTAAGAAAGAAACAATCGGCAGCATGGCAGGACGCAGCGCATGGCGCAGGATGATGCGGCTCATGGGCAGGCCTTTGGCGCGTGCCGTGCGGATAAAGGGGCTGTTCAATACTTCGATCATCGCGCCGCGCGTAATCCGCGCGATACTGGATACATAACCGATGGACAAGGTAACGACGGGTAAAATTAAGTTCATCAGTGCGCCATCGTTCCAGCCGCCTGCAGGCAGCCATTGCAGTCTGACGGCAAACACCAGCACCAATACCGGCGCCATCACAAAGCTGGGAACGACGATACCAGTCATCGCACCGCTCATCAGCGCATAATCCAGCCAGCTGTTTTGTTTTAAGGCGGCGATAATGCCGATAAACATGCCGAAGATGGCGGCGATTAAAAAGGCGTAGAAGCCAAGTTCTGCCGATACCGGCAGGGATTGGGCAAGCAACTCATTAACGCTGAAATCTTTATATTTGAACGATGGCCCCAAGTCCCCTGCGCCAACTGCTTGAGGTAGTGGAAATATTGGAGGTACATCGGATCATTGAGGTGGTATTTAGCTTCGATGTTGGCCATGACCGCAGGCGGCAGATTGCGTTCGCCTGTGAACGGGCTGCCCGGTGCGAGCCGCATCAGAAAAAACGATACGGTAATCAACACCAGCATGGTCGGGATGGAAGCACATATCCGTTTGATGATGAATTTCAACATAATCAGGCTGTCCTGTCTGAACATACCGGACTCGTGAAAACAAAGCTGACCTGAAGCGGAAATCGGATGAATGGCAGCAGGCATCTTTAACGTCGCCGCGCCGGTTTCTCTCTCTATTCCGACCGGGTTATTGTTTTTATTCGGAGTCGGGTAAGGTTTTTTAGTTCTTAGATAATTGTTGTTATAAGGCCGTCTGAAACTTTGTATCCGCCGTTTCAGACGGCCTTTCACGTTAACGCGCCAAAGGTTCGGTGCGTTCAATCAGCCATGCTTTGGCCGCGCCTTCTGTCAAAGGCTCAAGACGGCGGCGCACTTCGGCGTGATATTGGTTCAGCCATTCGATTTCGCTACCGGTCATCAGTTTGGTATCGATCAGGCGCGTATCGATTGGGCAGAGGGTAACGGTTTCAAAATACAGGAATTTGCCGAACTCGGTTTCCTCTGGGTTTTCAACTGGACGATTGATTACCAGGCTTTCGATACGGATACCCCACTTGCCCGGACGGTAAAGACCCGGCTCGTTGGAAGTCAGCATGCCTGATTTCATCGCGTGATGCGGTTGCGGTACGGCGGCAACGGCAATGCTTTGTGGGCCTTCATGCACATTGAGGAAATAGCCCACGCCATGACCGGTACCGTGACCGTAATCACATTGCGCCTGCCAGAGCGATTTACGGCAGATGGCATCAATCATCGGGCCTTTGATGTTTTCAGGGAAAATGGTTTCCGCCAGAGAAATATGCGCTTTCAACACCAAAGTGTAATCGCGCATCATGGCCGCACTCGGATTGCCGACAGGCACCACGCGCGTGATGTCGGTCGTGCCGCCCCAGTATTGGCCGCCGGAGTCAATCAACAGCATACCGTCGCCTTTAATTTTGCTGTTATTTTCCGGTGTCGCGCTGTAATGAGGCAAGGCGGCATTGGCATTGTAGCCGGCGATGGTGTCGAAACTTGGCGAAATAAAGCCGGGACGTTGGCTGCGGTGTTTATAGAGCATGCCGTCGATGTCCAGTTCGCTCAATTCGCCACCGTCTGCCAAGATTTGTTCAAACTCGGCAAAGAAGCCGCACAATGCCGCGCCGTCTTCCGCCATGGTATTGCGGATATGGGCGATGTCGGCATCGGATTTAACCGATTTGAAGAATGTGCTTGGGTGGATGGCTTCAATCAAACGGACGTCTTCAGGCAGGCGGCGCAAAGTGCCGACGGCGGTTTTGTTCGGATCAATCAGCAATGCGCCGTTAACGCCTGCCAAATAGTCCGCCGCTTGCGCATAAGGCAACACTTCAAAACCTGCCGCTTTCAAGGCTTCGGCAGATTCGGCTTTCAGACGGCCTGCATCGGTAAACAATACGGCTTTGTCTTGGCTGATAAACAGATGGGACAAGAACACGGGGTTGAACGGCACATCATCGCCGCGCAGATTGGTAATCCAAGCGATGTCGTCCAAAGAAGAAACCAAATGTGCATCTGCGCCCTGCTCTTTCATGGCCGCACGGATACGGGCCAGTTTTTCGGCCGCAGTTTCGGAAACGTAGTCGGGATGGTGAACGTAGATTTCCGGAGTCGGCAATGCAGGACGGTCGTCCCACACTTCGTCCAACAAGGTTTCAGGATATTCGAGGCGGATGTTTTTGGCGGCAAGTGCCTGTTTCAAACCGCGCTCGCCGCTGAGTGCGAACATATCGGCAGGCGCTCCGACGACTGCACCCTCGGGCAGATTTTGTGCCAACCACTCGGTATAAGGCGCATCAACACCCATTTTTTGCAGCTCGATGCCGTTTGGTGCAAGCTGTTGGCCGGCCTGCTCCCAATAGCGGCTGTCCGTCCACACGCCTGCTTTATCGGCGGTTACCACCAAAGTGCCGGCCGAACCGGTAAAGCCGGAAAAATCGCGGCGCGCCTGCCAATGCTCGGGCAGATATTCGGAAAGGTGTGGATCGGCGGAAGGAATGACAAACGCGTCCACGCCATGTTTTTTCATGGCTTCGCGTAAAGCGGACAAACGTTGTTGTACAGATTTCATGTGTTATGTCTCCTGTTGTTTCAGACGGCCTCTGTCATCAAAGCCGTCTGAAAACTTGTGCTGTCTATAATCAATCTATTTTTTCGGTGCGAACGACCAGCTCTTGACCGTGTAGTTCCGCAAAGGATCTTTGTCGGAATAGCCGATAACATCGGGTTTGACCATACGCACTTCAACCTGATGATACAGCGGAATCAGTGCAGCGTCTTCTTGAAGCTGCTTCTCCGCATCGGCATAGAGCTGGCTGCGCGCTTCCTTGCTGACGCCATCTTTCAGCGTATTGTTCATAAATGTGTCAAACGCCGCGCTTTTGTAGCGGAATGCATTGTTTGAGTTGTTGGATTTCAAGATATTGAGCATGCCCGCCGGATCGTTAAAATCAGAACACCAGCCGCTGAACGAAACCTTGAAATTGCCTTGCGCGCGCGTATCCAAATAAGTTTTCCATTCCTCGTTGGACAAAGTCGGACGGATAAACGGAATGGCGGCTTTCCACACCGACTGCACGGCAGTAATTTGTTTTTTAGACGCTTCGCTGGTGCTGTACAAAATATCGAACTCAAGCGGATGATCATCGTTGTAGCCTGCTTCGTTCAACAGTTTGCGTGCGGTTTCGATGCGTTTTTCAGGTGTCCACTCTTTCCACTCCGGATAAACAGGAATCACGCCCTGCATTTGCGGCGGCGTCAATTGGAACGCAGGCGTATCGCCGCGGCCGCCCACTTTGACGACGATGTCGCGGCGCGTCAGCATATTGAGTGCCTTACGGACGCGCGGATCGTTAAACGGCGCCGCTTCGTGGTTCGGCTCCAAATACCAGCTGCACAAAGAAGTCGTGCGTCTTACTTGGCCCGGAAACTCAATATCCGCCACTTTGACCTGATCACTAGGAATGCCGTAAGTCACATCAATTTCATTGGCGCGATAACGGTTGTACTCGCCGCTGCCTGACAAGAAAACCGCCTTCGGAATGGCCACTTTGTCTTTATCGTAATAATTGGGATTGCGTTCCATATTGATGTGGCTGTTGACTTTCCAATCCGTTAACAGATAAGCGCCACTGGAAACGTAATGACCGGGCTGCGTCCACTTGTTGCCGTATTTTTCAACAGTGGCGCGGTGAACCGGAAATGTGAATTGCTGAATCAGCATATCGGGAAAATAAGGTACGGGCGCAATCAGCGTAAATTGCAGGGTCTTCGCGTCCAATGCCTTGACGCCCAATGTCTCAGGCTTGGCTTTGCCGTTTAATATATCTTCCGCATTTTCCACTTGGGCATCGACCAAATAGCTGCCGAAAGGTGCGCCGGTGGCCGAATCGGCAAGACGGCGGAAGCTGTACACGAAATCTTCGGCAGTAATCGGATCGCCGTTGCTCCATTTGGCATCACGCAGATGGAAGGTCCAAACACGCTCACCCTCGCTCTCCCATTTTTCCGCCAAAGCAGGAATGGTTTTACCTTCGGCATCCGTACCGACCAAACCATCCATCAACTGACGGATAATCGCACCGGCCGCCATATCGCCACTCATTTGAGGATCCAGCGTACCCGGCTCAACGCCGTTGCTGACCACCACGCGCTCATAATCGGTACGTTTAAACTCAGGAGCAGGCTTAACATCGCGGCTGCACGCCGACAATGCGAATACGGCAGCCAATGATGCAGCCAACAGCGGATAGGTTTTTCCGGCCATATTTCATTCCTTCTTTTGGGTATTCTTCTTTTTCAGACGGCCTGATTATTCAAACTACACTCAACTACATTTATTTAGAAGTTTTCCAGCATAGTTAAATCATCTATTTCAAACCATGAAAATAGTGTTTTAAACCACATATTCCATCGAAATAATAATAGCCGTCTAAGATTGTCGGCAAATTAACACAAAAAAACGTAACTGAAAACTATTTTTCAATTTATCCTACGATAAGTTACAAATGTATTGATTTTTTATAATTTGTCAAATAAGATTATCCGAATTTCCCGTCCCCAATTAAGAAAAGACATAAAAGGAGAACAAAATGAACAAGTTATCTTGTTTTGTTGCCACTACCCTCATCGGTTCTTCCATAAGCTTCGCCCACGCCGAACCTAAAATGAGCGGTACCATCTACATCATGACCGAGGTCGAACACAACAATAAAACCGGCGTCACCAATACAACCATTTCCGATAAAAGTTCCAGTCTTTATCTCTCCGATGAAGTACGACTCAACAACGACTTATGGTTGAAATGGCAACTTGGCTCCTTTATTTACTTCGATTCCGACCGCTGGGGCGGCTGGGGTACTGCCGACTCATACGTCGCGCTCAACAGCTACAAAAACCTTGGCACCGTCAAAATGGGTTACATCAGTACGCCTATGAACAGCATTTATCTGAACCCGTTCGACACCAACAGCCCAATTTTAGAATTCGGCAAAATTTCCCGCTTCGGCCAACGCCGTGTTTCCATGGCTTATGAGTCGCCTTGGAAAAACGGTTTCCAATTCAAATTCAACGTTTCCCCCGGTTCCAATGCCGCGCGCAACAACAATGACTGGAATCCGGACAAAAAACGTGACGGCGACTGGGTCTTCGGCTGGGGCGTGGACTACTACCACCCAAACAACGGCTTTAACGCCCACTACGCTGCCGAATACGCACCCAACGACTCTCCAACCGAAACCAAAGACTTCCAAGCCCATGCATTCATGGCCGGATACAGCAAAGACAAAATCTCCGTCGATGCCGCGTTCCAATACGCCAAAAATACTTGCGACGGCTTCAGCTGCTGGGGCGTATGGAAAGATGCGGCAGGCAACGTAGCCGGTTCTTACGACAAAGAAATCAATAACACCAAAGAATTTATGGTGTCCGGCTCATACAAAGTGGGCAATTTCAAACCTCAAATCGGCTTTGCCTACGGTAAAAGCTCTGTCGGCGAAGACTACAAACACGTCGCCGTCAGCACCGATTACAGCTTCTCCAAACGGACAACCGCCACACTCGGCGCCGGCTGGTTGAAAGAAAACGTCAATCCGAAATACGAAGAAGATTTGCCGAAAAAATCTTCTTACGCCGTGGGCATGGTATTCAAACACCGCTATTAATGCCTGACAGATTAAAGGCCGTCTGAAACAATTTGTTCAGACGGCCTTTTCTACATCCTATAATTAAACTTGCAGCCCACCTTAAAAATCATTACATTGCCCATACTCAAGCCACAAAAACGTCATCATGAACGCCCACCGCACCCTCATCATCTCCGTTTTTATCGTCGCCAGTTGCGGCCTCGCTTACGAGCTCATCATCGCCGCGCTCGCAAGCTATCTTTTGGGCGACAGTATTTTGCAGTTTTCCTCCGTCATCGGGCTTTATCTGTTTTCAATGGGTATCGGCGCCCACCTGACCCAATATATCAAAGATAAAGACGTGTTGCACCGCTTTATCGAAATCGAGCTTCTGGTCGGCATCATCGGCGGTATTTCTGCGCTGGCATTATTTGTGGCCTTCGGTTTATCCGCCGCCCCGTTCCGCACCCTGCTCTACGCTTTTGTACTGATTGTCGGCATGGTTGTCGGCATGGAAATCCCTTTGGTTATGCGCGTGTTAAACCAAAAAGGTGCGGAATTTAAAGAACTCGTTTCCAAAGTATTGACCTTCGACTACTTGGGCGCACTTGCCGTCTCGTTATTATTTCCGCTTCTACTCGCCCCCAAACTCGGCATGGCGCGTTCCGCCTTGTTGTTTGGCATCTTCAACGCCGCCGTCGCCTATCTGACCGCGCGCGTCTTCAAAGCCGAACTGCCCCGTTACCGCGCCATCCGCCTGCGTGCGCTGATTGTTTTGTCCATCCTCGCCATCACCTTCGCCTACGCCGACCGTATTTCCTTTAAAGCCGAACAAAGCTATTTCGGCGATCCCGTCGTCTATCAAAGCCATTCACCCTACCAACGGTTGGTCGTGACCCGCTGGAAAGACGACACCCGCCTCTACATCAACGGCAACCTGCAATTCTCCTCACGCGATGAAGCCCGTTATCATGAAGCACTCGTCCTGCCTGCCATGCAGATGGTTCCCAATGCCGAACGCGTCCTGATTCTTGGCGGCGGCGATGGATTGGCGGCACGCGAAGTCTTGAAATATCCGCAGGTCAAAAATGTTACTTTGGTCGATCTCGACCCCGACATGACCGCCACTTTTAGAACCTCCGCCACCTTAAGCGCCCTCAACCAAGGCTCGCTATCCCATCCCAAAATGCACGTCGTCAACGACGATGCCTCTAAATGGCTGGAAAGATCGTCTGAAAAATTCGACGTTATCATCATCGACCTACCCGACCCGTCCAATTTCTCGCTTGGTAAACTTTACTCCGTCCCCATGTACCGCCTCGTTGCCCGCCATCTTGAGCCGCAGGGCAAGATTGTTGTGCAATCGACTTCGCCTTATTTCGCACCCAATGCCTACTGGTCGGTCGTTGCCACCCTCGAAGCGGCCAAGTTGAATACCGCTCCCTATCATGTTTACGTCCCCTCATTTGGCGAATGGGGATTTGTGTTGGCAGGGTTTGACCAAAACTTCCCCATTCCGCAAAAATTCGACGTACCCACCCGTTATCTCAATGCCCAGACCGTCGCCGAAATGTTCCGCTTTCCGCCCGATATGGCAAGGCGTAAGGTTGAAGCAAATTATTTGAACAACCAAATTCTCGTCAGTTATTTTGAAAGCGATTGGAACAATGTGATGCGATAAAATATCTAAAGGCCATCTGAAACATCTACCTTCTTTTTATCTCCGTTCTTATCTTCGTTCAGACGGCCTCATCGCCCGTTTACCCTTTTTCACACAGCATTTTCTTGAAAAAATAAGGTTTATCTTTATCTAGATAGAACACAATCGACACTATCCGTTGAATGAAGGAACAAACACTTATGCAGTATTTTGGAATCGGTTTTTTGGTTTTAATCTTTTTGGAAATCATGTCCATCGTCTGGGTTGCCGACTGGATAGGCGGCGGCTGGACGCTGTTTGTGATGGCCGTCAGCTTTATCAGCGGTATCTTTATGCTGCGCCATACCGGCATTTCCGGTCTTTTGCTCGCAGGCGCAGCCGTCCGCAGCGGCCAAAACATTTCCCTCTATCAGATGCTGTGGCCGATTCGCTATACCGCCGCCGCGGTTTTCCTGCTCAGTCCCGGTTTTATTTCAACCGCCGTTGCCCTGCTCTTGCTGATTCCGTTTAAAGGCAATGCGGCCGTTTCTTCTGCGCAGTCTTTCCAAAACCGCCAGACTTACAGCTCCGCCAAAGATGATGAAGACATTATCGAAGGCGAATATACGGTTACGCGCACCGGCAAAGCCGAGAAACCGCAAGACTATATCGAACACAAACCCGATTGACGACTGCCTTCATAACAGGCCGTCTGAATTAAGAAAACCTCAAAAGTGTTTCATATTTCAGACGGCCTTAGTCATTTCCGGGCTTTGAAAATGTAAATATCGGTTTGTAATTCGGTTATTCCGCATAAATCATTTAAAATAAGCAACTGTTTTGATTCTAAAAACGACACGGTATCCAATGAACGTTCAACGTCTTTTCCCTCTCTCCCTCAGCTTGATTACCGCCGCTGTTTTATCGGCGTGCGCCACCCAAAACACACCGACTGTTTCGAAAACCGAAACCGTCGTTCAGCCTAAATCTACTTCTATTCCTTCACGCCGCGCCGACAGCGAATCCAAAGTCCTGTCCGATTACAGCCAATACCAAAGCGCCATCGATGCCGCCAAACGCGGCGACGATGCTTGGGTACAACAATTTTTATCCCAAGCCAGCGACAGCGCAATGGCTGAAAACGTCCGCAACGAATGGCTGAAAACCTTGGGCGCGCGCGGCCAATGGGATTTGTTCCGTCAAGAATTCAGTAAATTGAACGCCGCCGGCGTCGCACAAGAAGTGCAATGTTATGCCGATTTGAGCAGCGGCAATTACAGCAAAGCCGCCGAGCTGGTTCGCGTTACAGGCAAACTGCCTGCCAGCTGTACCCGCTTGGTTGAAAGCGCGGCAGCTTCAGGCCGTCTGAACACCAACGACGCATGGCGTCGCGTACGCGGCTTGTTGAGCAACAGCCAAACCACGGATGCACGCAACCTCGCCGCCGCATTGGGCAGCCCGTTTGAAGGTGGTGCGCAAGGTGCGACCGAATACAGCCTGTTGAGCGTGATCGGCAAAGATGCACGCAAGTCTGCTTCTGCCGCCGCCACCCTGTCCGACATGGAATCCGGCCTCAGCCGCGAACAACGCAGCTTCGCATGGGGCGTATTGGGCCACTACCATGCTCAAAGCCAAAACATGCCGACTGCTTTGAGCTACTACGGCCGCGTTTCCGACCGCAAGCAATTGACCGACGAACAATTGGAATGGTACGCACGCGCCGCCTTGCGCCTGCAACGTTGGGACGAATTGGCAAGCGTGATTCAGCATATGCCTGAAAAACTGCAAAAAGACCCGACATGGCAATATTGGCTGGGCCGCAGCTTTGCCGCACAAGGCAAAAGCGGCCAAGCCAAAGAAATGTATGAAAAAGCCGCCACTTCTGGCCGCAATTTCTACGCCGTAATGGCAGGTGAAGAACTGGGCCGCCGCATCAATACGCGCAACAACATTTCCGATGCCGATGCCAGAGACGTTCGCCGCATGAACGAAGACGGCGCCATCAAACGCGCATTGGTTCTGTTTAAAAACAGCCAAAACAACGGCGATTCCAAAATGCGCCGTCAGGCACAGGCAGAATGGCGTTTTGCCACCCGCGACTTCAATGAAGACAACCTGCTGACTGCCGCACAAGTCGCTTTTGACAACCAGTTCTACGACATGGCAATCAACAGCGCCGACCGTACCGACCACAAACTCAACTACAAACTGCGCTACCTCTCTCCGTTTAAAGACCTGACCGTCCGCTATGCCGCACAGGCAGGCGTTGACCCTGCATGGGTTTACGGTTTGATTCGCCAAGAGAGCCGCTTTGTCATGGGCGCGCAATCCAGCGTCGGCGCACAAGGCCTGATGCAGGTCATGCCTGCGACCGCCCGCGAAATCGCCGGCAAAATCGGCATGAGCAGCAGCGAACTCTACACCATGGACGGCAACATCCGCATGGGTACTTGGTACATGGCAGATGCCAAACGCCGCCTGCAAAATAACGAAGTGATGGCCACCGCAGGCTACAATGCCGGCCCAGGCCGCGCCCGCAACTGGCAGGCTTCTGCACCTTTGGAAGGAGCTATTTACGCCGAGACCATCCCATTCACCGAAACTCGCGACTACGTGAAAAAAGTCATGACCAACGCGACTTATTACGCGTCATTGTTCAACGAACCGCAAACTTCGTTGAAACAACGTATGGGTACGGTTCCCGGCCGTTATTAATACCCGATAGGCCGTCTGAAAAGTGAGACAGAATCAAACGTTCAGACGGCCTGCAACCTTGACAGACCATCGGGTTTATAAGATAATCGCCCGATTGTTTTCGATCGAAAAGGTCACTTGCACGGCAAAAGCCGACTTGTTAGGAGGTGATGTTTACATCACGGCGCGTATCCCGCCCTGCCTTAGGCAAACCAGCGATACAACAACTACCCCATTATGACAAACCGTCCTCTATTTCTTAAAACGGTTTGATTGAACAAAATTTAAAGGAAATAAAATGCCTGCTATTCGTGTTAAAGAGAATGAACCATTTGAAGTTGCCATGCGTCGTTTCAAACGTGCCGTAGAAAAAACCGGTCTGTTGACCGAGTTGCGCGCCCGTGAAGCGTACGAAAAACCAACTACCGAACGCAAACGCAAAAAAGCTGCAGCAGCCAAACGTCTGCAAAAACGTCTGCGCAGCCAACAACTGCCTCCTAAAATGTACTAATTACAGGCCTGCCCTGTGATAAACGACACACCGCAAGGGCAGCTTTGCGGTGTGTTTTGTTTTTCAGACGGCATCTTTTTATTGATATAAAGTGAGAACATTATGAGCCTAAAAATACAATTAACCGAAGACATGAAAACCGCCATGCGTGCCAAAGACCAAGTCTCTTTAAGCACCATCCGCCTGATTAATGCCGCCATCAAACAATTTGAAGTAGATGAGCGCACCGAAGCCGATGACGCAAAAGTCATCTCTATCCTGACCAAAATGGTAAAACAGCGCAAAGACAGCGCCAAAATTTATACCGAAGCCGGCCGTCAAGATTTGGCTGACAAAGAAAACGCGGAAATCGAAATCCTCAACCGCTACCTGCCGCAAATGATGTCCGCAGAAGAAATCAAGACTGTCGTTGAAGCAGTCATTGCAGAAACCGGTGCATCAGGCATGGCAGATATGGGCAAAGTCATGGGTGTACTGAAAACCCGTCTGGCCGGAAAAGCCGACATGGGCGAAGTCAACAAGGTTTTGAAAGCCGCATTGACTGCTTAATCATCAATAATCAAAAGGCCGTCTGAAATATTATTTTCAGACGGCCTTTCTTATTGTGCTAATCAAGCAGCGGTTACTTTACCTTCATGACGCAACAAAGTAATCAAATCGCTGATACGTTTTTTCATAGAACGGCGATCGACGATTTGGTCGATTGCGCCCTTCTCCAACAAGAATTCTGCACGTTGGAAACCTTCCGGCAGAGTTTCGCGTACAGTCTGCTCAATAACGCGCGGACCTGCAAAACCAATCAGAGCATTCGGTTCTGCCAAAACCACATCGCCCAAGAAGGCAAAGCTGGCAGATACGCCGCCCATGGTCGGGTCGGTCAATACGGAAATAAACGGCAGACGTTTTTCAGTCAGCAAATGCAAAGCCGCGCTGGTTTTCGTCATCTGCATCAAAGAGTTCAAACCCTCCTGCATACGCGCACCACCGGAAGCCGCCACGCAAATAAACGAACAATTATCTGCAACAGCACGGCGTACACCCTGCACGAAACGCTCACCCACTACCGAACCCATGGAGCCGCCGATAAAGCGGAATTCAAAAGCAGCCACCACGACAGGCAGGCCGTTCATAGTGCCTTTCATAACAACCAAAGCATCATCTTCGCCGGTTGCTTTACGCGCAGCCGCGAGGCGGTCAGGATATTTTTTGCTGTCTTTGAATTTCAGCGGGTCTGTCGGTTTAATATTGGCTGCAATCTCTTCACGGCCTTCTTCATCCAAAAGTAGGTCCAAACGTTCGCGCGCAGAAAGCGGATTGTGATGATTACATTTTGGGCAGACTTCGCTGTTTTGTTTCAACTCGGTTGAGTAAACCGTTGCTGAACAAGATGGACATTTGTGCCACAGACCTTCAGGGACGCTGGACGAACTGCTTCGGTTTTTAATTTTCGGAGGAAGAATTTTATCTAGCCAGCTCATGAATGACTCCTTGGAATTCAGAATTCAGACGGCCTGTTGAACATGAGGCCGTCTGAAATAATGGAATAAAAAATATTAGCGAATCGCGTCTTTCAACTCTTTAACCAACGCGCCTACTGCTTCGGCCTCGCTACCTGCGTGGCTTTCAATCTCTTTGACGATACGGCTGCCGACAATAATGGCATCCGCTACCGCACCAATTTTACGCGCACTCTCCGCATTATTGATGCCGAAGCCGACACCAATCGGAATATCGATGTATTTGCGCAAAAGCTCTATTTTACGCGAAACTTCTTCAGTATCCAAACTTGCAGCACCGGTTACACCTTTGAGCGATACATAATACACAAAACCGCCGGCTACTTTGGCAATCGTTTGAATACGCTCCTCAGTTGTTGTTGGCGCAATAAGGAAAATACAATCAATACCTTGCGCTTTCAACGAGTCATGCAGCGGGG
This region of Neisseria subflava genomic DNA includes:
- a CDS encoding porin, whose translation is MNKLSCFVATTLIGSSISFAHAEPKMSGTIYIMTEVEHNNKTGVTNTTISDKSSSLYLSDEVRLNNDLWLKWQLGSFIYFDSDRWGGWGTADSYVALNSYKNLGTVKMGYISTPMNSIYLNPFDTNSPILEFGKISRFGQRRVSMAYESPWKNGFQFKFNVSPGSNAARNNNDWNPDKKRDGDWVFGWGVDYYHPNNGFNAHYAAEYAPNDSPTETKDFQAHAFMAGYSKDKISVDAAFQYAKNTCDGFSCWGVWKDAAGNVAGSYDKEINNTKEFMVSGSYKVGNFKPQIGFAYGKSSVGEDYKHVAVSTDYSFSKRTTATLGAGWLKENVNPKYEEDLPKKSSYAVGMVFKHRY
- the oppC gene encoding oligopeptide ABC transporter permease OppC, which translates into the protein MLFKKKQTQALAEAAEYAQVHGKSLWSDAWRRFKQNKAAVYSIIILLLISIFVIVAPWIVRYTYDFTDWDNMQIPPSFSTHHYLGTDLLGRDLLSRAATGGRISLLVGVAGALVAVVIGTLYGAIAGFIGGKLDSLMMRFLEILNAFPFMFFVILLTTFFGRNLLLIFAAVGLVSWLDVARIVRGQTLSLKHKEFVEAARVSGVAKRKIVTRHIIPNVLGVVMVYASLLVPGMIMFESFLSFLGLGVQEPMTSWGSMLQEGAISMEAAPWQLLVPSFFLVTTLFCFNFIGDGLRDALDPKDR
- a CDS encoding aminopeptidase P family protein codes for the protein MKSVQQRLSALREAMKKHGVDAFVIPSADPHLSEYLPEHWQARRDFSGFTGSAGTLVVTADKAGVWTDSRYWEQAGQQLAPNGIELQKMGVDAPYTEWLAQNLPEGAVVGAPADMFALSGERGLKQALAAKNIRLEYPETLLDEVWDDRPALPTPEIYVHHPDYVSETAAEKLARIRAAMKEQGADAHLVSSLDDIAWITNLRGDDVPFNPVFLSHLFISQDKAVLFTDAGRLKAESAEALKAAGFEVLPYAQAADYLAGVNGALLIDPNKTAVGTLRRLPEDVRLIEAIHPSTFFKSVKSDADIAHIRNTMAEDGAALCGFFAEFEQILADGGELSELDIDGMLYKHRSQRPGFISPSFDTIAGYNANAALPHYSATPENNSKIKGDGMLLIDSGGQYWGGTTDITRVVPVGNPSAAMMRDYTLVLKAHISLAETIFPENIKGPMIDAICRKSLWQAQCDYGHGTGHGVGYFLNVHEGPQSIAVAAVPQPHHAMKSGMLTSNEPGLYRPGKWGIRIESLVINRPVENPEETEFGKFLYFETVTLCPIDTRLIDTKLMTGSEIEWLNQYHAEVRRRLEPLTEGAAKAWLIERTEPLAR
- a CDS encoding ABC transporter substrate-binding protein, translating into MAGKTYPLLAASLAAVFALSACSRDVKPAPEFKRTDYERVVVSNGVEPGTLDPQMSGDMAAGAIIRQLMDGLVGTDAEGKTIPALAEKWESEGERVWTFHLRDAKWSNGDPITAEDFVYSFRRLADSATGAPFGSYLVDAQVENAEDILNGKAKPETLGVKALDAKTLQFTLIAPVPYFPDMLIQQFTFPVHRATVEKYGNKWTQPGHYVSSGAYLLTDWKVNSHINMERNPNYYDKDKVAIPKAVFLSGSGEYNRYRANEIDVTYGIPSDQVKVADIEFPGQVRRTTSLCSWYLEPNHEAAPFNDPRVRKALNMLTRRDIVVKVGGRGDTPAFQLTPPQMQGVIPVYPEWKEWTPEKRIETARKLLNEAGYNDDHPLEFDILYSTSEASKKQITAVQSVWKAAIPFIRPTLSNEEWKTYLDTRAQGNFKVSFSGWCSDFNDPAGMLNILKSNNSNNAFRYKSAAFDTFMNNTLKDGVSKEARSQLYADAEKQLQEDAALIPLYHQVEVRMVKPDVIGYSDKDPLRNYTVKSWSFAPKK